From Anopheles funestus chromosome 3RL, idAnoFuneDA-416_04, whole genome shotgun sequence, a single genomic window includes:
- the LOC125771073 gene encoding transcription factor grauzone-like: MEMDEKCRLCLIQLAEHKTKASIEEDQFSIKLKTLFSFPITSIETFPSSVCVQCEEKVIDFHSYHELVKNNQDQLWATQQHKCFVEIKEEPSQSIDYDVFELPFEDAEPNKETQSKDTYKTEKPTNSEDDNSLDSELDEEKYEDDTRKYEDDDSASSVGNKSEESEYEENKPLQSVRTGRIKSIRLAQKRRGRPRKNDAKQGTAQPKKNSTTRRCQPTEETNKRLQEFYDMKCELCEEKLESFTALKNHYFKQHGVQGYIKCCGRTFHSRYRLLEHVSYHVGASMVRCDICNKSFSSRSYLLVHKSRKHGQAEDRPYKCTQCHQSYAMECHLKAHIVSHVRVNCTICGKELASALSLRTHMINMHAKRENHICDSCGREFRSRQAFERHVKLHKGLEVSEQVQCEMCLKWLNSKRALKMHVKLIHMEAGQTFQCDICAQRCPNSRALASHKQRVHVEERFKCEECGKLFKRQLYLKEHVAALHTRKPLYSCEVCGATFNSNANKYSHRKNKHPVEWEARRKQQLQQQQEQLQQHLQGLEDQEQKVIVEMV, translated from the exons atggaaatggacgAAAAGTGTCGATTGTGTTTGATTCAACTAGCGGAGCACAAAACAAAGGCCTCGATCGAAGAGGATCAATTTAGTATAAAACTTAAAACACTCTTCAGTTTTCCG ATCACATCAATCGAAACATTTCCCTCGTCCGTGTGCGTACAGTGCGAGGAAAAAGTGATTGATTTTCATTCCTACCATGAGCTGGTTAAGAACAACCAGGATCAGCTGTGGGCCACACAGCAACACAAATGTTTCGTGGAAATCAAGGAAGAACCATCCCAGAGCATAGATTATGATGTATTCGAGTTGCCGTTTGAGGATGCAGAACCTAATAAGGAAACACAGTCAAAAGATACCTATAAAACGGAAAAGCCTACCAACAGCGAGGATGATAACAGTCTCGATAGCGAGCTGGACGAGGAGAAGTACGAGGATGATACGAGGAAGTATGAGGATGACGATTCTGCCAGCAGTGTGGGGAATAAATCAGAAGAAAGTGAATATGAAGAGAACAAACCATTGCAAAGTGTGCGGACGGGGAGGATTAAATCGATACGATTGGCACAGAAACGTAGAGGTCGTCCGCGAAAGAATGACGCGAAGCAAGGAACAGCCCAGCCCAAGAAAAATTCCACGACGCGAAGGTGCCAGCCGACGGAGGAAACCAACAAGCGCTTACAGGAATTCTACGACATGAAGTGTGAGCTTTGTGAGGAGAAGCTGGAATCCTTCACGGCACTAAAGAATCACTACTTCAAACAGCACGGTGTGCAAGGTTACATCAAATGCTGCGGGCGTACATTTCACAGTCGCTACCGGTTGCTGGAACACGTGTCCTACCACGTTGGCGCGAGCATGGTTCGGTGTGACATTTGTAACAAAAGTTTCAGTAGTCGTAGCTACCTGTTGGTGCATAAGAGTCGGAAACATGGTCAAGCGGAAGATCGACCCTACAAGTGTACCCAATGCCACCAATCGTACGCGATGGAATGTCACCTGAAGGCGCACATTGTGTCACACGTGCGTGTGAACTGTACGATCTGTGGAAAGGAACTGGCCAGCGCCCTTTCTCTCCGCACGCACATGATAAACATGCACGCGAAGCGGGAAAATCACATTTGCGATAGCTGCGGAAGAGAGTTCAGAAGCCGGCAAGCATTTGAGCGCCACGTAAAACTACACAAGGGGTTGGAAGTATCGGAGCAGGTTCAGTGTGAGATGTGCTTGAAGTGGCTTAACAGCAAACGAGCATTGAAGATGCACGTTAAGCTAATACACATGGAAGCGGGCCAGACGTTCCAGTGCGATATATGCGCGCAACGGTGTCCCAACAGTAGGGCTCTTGCGAGCCATAAGCAGCGTGTACACGTGGAAGAGCGCTTTAAGTGTGAAGAGTGTGGCAAACTATTCAAACGGCAACTTTATCTGAAGGAGCACGTGGCAGCATTACACACCCGTAAGCCGCTCTACTCATGCGAGGTGTGTGGCGCCACGTTCAATTCGAACGCTAACAAGTATTCGCATCGGAAGAATAAGCATCCGGTCGAATGGGAAGCACGCCGGAAGCAACagttgcagcagcaacaagaaCAATTGCAGCAGCATCTGCAAGGTCTGGAAGATCAGGAACAAAAGGTTATCGTAGAAATGGTTTAA